In a genomic window of Muntiacus reevesi chromosome 1, mMunRee1.1, whole genome shotgun sequence:
- the PCDH1 gene encoding protocadherin-1 isoform X2, translated as MDCRARGRRCPESALLILEPAPMGPLRHSPGPGERRLLLPTLLLALLLLLAPSPGHATRVVYKVAEEQPPNTLIGSLAADYGFPDVGHLYKLEVGAPYLRVDGKTGDIFTTETSIDREGLRECQNQLPGEPCILEFEVSITDLVQNGSPRLLEGQIEVQDINDNTPNFASPVITLPIPENTNIGSLFSIPVASDRDAGPNGVASYELQVGPEAQELFGLQVAEDQEGKQPQLIVMGNLDRERLDSYDLTIKVQDGGNPPRASSALLRVTVLDTNDNAPKFERPSYEAELSENSPIGHSVIQVKANDSDQGANAEIDYTFHQAPEVVRRLLRLDRNTGLITVQGPVDREDLSTLRFSVLAKDRGTNPKSARAQVVVTVKDMNDNAPTIEIRGIGLVTHQDGMANISEDVAEETAVALVQVSDRDEGENAAVTCVVAGDVPFQLRQASETGSDSKKKYFLQTTTPLDYEKVKDYTIEIVAVDSGNPPLSSTNSLKVQVVDVNDNAPVFTQSVTEVAFPENNKPGEVVAEVTASDADSGSNAELVYSLEPEPAAKGLFTISPETGEIRVKTSLDREQRESYELKVVAADRGSPSLQGTATVLVNVLDCNDNDPKFMLSGYNFSVMENMPALSPVGMVTVIDGDKGENARVQLTVEQDNGDFVIQNGTGTILSSLSFDREQQSTYTFQLKAVDGGVPPRSAYVGVTINVLDENDNAPFITAPSNTSHRLLTPQTRLGETVSQVTAEDIDSGVNAELTYSIAGGNPYGLFQIGSHSGAITLEKEIERRHHGLHRLVVKVSDRGKPPRYGTALVHLYVNETLANRTLLETLLGHSLDTPLDIDIAGDPEYERSKQRGNILFGVVAGVVAVALLIALAVLVRYCRQREAKSGYQAGKKETKDLYAPKPSSKVSKGNKSKGKKSKSPKPVKPVEDEDETGLQKSLKFNLMSDTPGDSPRIHLPLNYPPGSPDLGRHYRSNSPLPSIQLQPQSPSASKKHQVVQELPPANTFVGTGDTTSTGSEQYSDYSYRTNPPKYPSKQLPHRRVTFSATSQAQELQDPSQHSYYDSGLEESETPSSKSSSGPRLGPLALPEDHYERTTPDGSIGEMEHPENEPAGRSRP; from the exons CTCTTCTGATTCTGGAGCCTGCCCCAATGGGGCCCCTGAGGCACAGCCCAGGCCCCGGGGAGCGACGTCTGCTGCTGCCCACCCTGCTgctagcactgctgctgctgctggctccGTCCCCAGGCCATGCCACTCGGGTGGTGTACAAGGTGGCTGAGGAACAGCCACCCAATACCCTCATCGGGAGCCTCGCCGCCGACTACGGTTTTCCCGACGTGGGCCACCTGTACAAACTAGAGGTAGGCGCCCCGTACTTGCGGGTGGATGGCAAGACGGGTGACATCTTTACCACCGAGACCTCTATCGACCGTGAGGGGCTCCGTGAATGCCAGAACCAGCTCCCAGGTGAGCCCTGCATCCTGGAGTTTGAGGTGTCTATCACGGACCTGGTGCAGAATGGCAGCCCCCGGCTGCTGGAGGGCCAGATAGAGGTTCAGGACATCAATGACAACACGCCCAACTTCGCCTCGCCAGTCATCACATTGCCCATCCCCGAGAACACCAACATCGGCTCACTCTTCTCCATCCCGGTGGCTTCAGACCGAGATGCTGGCCCCAATGGCGTGGCGTCATATGAGCTGCAGGTGGGGCCCGAGGCCCAGGAGCTATTTGGGCTGCAGGTGGCAGAGGACCAGGAGGGGAAGCAGCCGCAGCTCATCGTGATGGGCAACCTGGACCGGGAACGCCTGGACTCTTACGACCTCACCATCAAGGTGCAGGATGGTGGCAACCCCCCACGCGCCAGCAGCGCCCTGCTTCGGGTCACTGTGCTCGACACCAATGACAATGCCCCCAAGTTCGAGCGGCCATCCTACGAGGCTGAGCTGTCTGAGAACAGCCCCATAGGCCACTCAGTCATCCAG GTGAAGGCCAATGACTCAGACCAAGGTGCCAACGCAGAGATCGACTACACTTTCCACCAGGCGCCTGAAGTCGTGAGACGTCTTCTGCGACTGGACAGGAACACTGGACTTATCACTGTGCAGGGCCCCGTGGACCGTGAGGACTTGAGCACCCTCCGTTTCTCGGTGCTTGCCAAGGACCGTGGCACCAACCCCAAGAGTGCCCGAGCCCAGGTGGTGGTGACTGTGAAGGACATGAACGATAATGCGCCCACCATCGAGATCCGTGGCATAGGGCTGGTGACACACCAGGACGGGATGGCTAACATCTCGGAGGATGTGGCGGAAGAGACAGCTGTGGCCCTGGTGCAGGTATCTGACAGAGACGAGGGAGAGAACGCGGCTGTCACCTGTGTGGTAGCAGGCGATGTGCCCTTCCAACTCCGCCAGGCCAGCGAGACGGGAAGCGACAGCAAGAAGAAGTACTTCCTGCAAACTACTACCCCGCTCGACTACGAGAAGGTCAAAGACTACACCATCGAGATTGTGGCCGTGGACTCTGGCAACCCGCCACTCTCCAGCACCAATTCCCTCAAGGTGCAGGTGGTGGATGTCAATGACAATGCGCCTGTCTTCACCCAGAGTGTCACTGAGGTCGCTTTCCCAGAAAACAACAAGCCGGGTGAAGTGGTCGCTGAGGTCACTGCCAGTGATGCCGATTCGGGCTCCAATGCTGAGCTGGTTTACTCTCTGGAGCCTGAGCCAGCTGCCAAGGGCCTCTTCACCATCTCACCTGAAACTGGAGAGATCCGGGTGAAGACATCCCTCGATAGGGAACAGAGGGAAAGCTATGAGTTGAAGGTGGTGGCAGCCGACCGGGGCAGCCCTAGTCTCCAGGGCACAGCCACTGTCCTCGTCAACGTGCTGGACTGCAATGACAATGACCCCAAGTTTATGCTCAGTGGCTACAACTTCTCGGTGATGGAGAACATGCCGGCACTGAGTCCGGTGGGCATGGTGACTGTCATTGATGGGGACAAGGGGGAGAACGCACGGGTACAGCTCACAGTGGAGCAGGACAATGGTGACTTTGTTATCCAGAACGGCACAGGCACCATACTGTCCAGCCTGAGCTTCGATCGGGAGCAGCAAAGCACCTATACTTTCCAACTGAAAGCTGTGGACGGTGGTGTCCCACCTCGCTCGGCTTACGTTGGTGTCACCATCAACGTGCTGGATGAGAATGACAATGCGCCTTTTATCACTGCCCCTTCCAACACCTCCCACCGGCTGCTGACCCCCCAGACCCGTCTGGGTGAGACAGTCAGCCAGGTGACAGCTGAGGACATTGACTCTGGTGTCAATGCTGAGCTGACCTACAGCATTGCTGGTGGCAACCCTTATGGACTTTTCCAGATTGGGTCACATTCTGGTGCCatcaccctggagaaggagattgAGCGCCGCCACCATGGGCTGCACCGCTTAGTCGTGAAGGTCAGTGACCGCGGCAAGCCCCCACGCTACGGCACAGCCCTGGTCCACCTGTATGTCAACGAGACCCTGGCCAACCGCACGCTGCTGGAGACCCTACTGGGCCACAGCCTGGACACACCGCTGGACATCGACATCGCCGGGGACCCAGAATACGAGCGCTCCAAGCAGCGTGGCAACATCCTCTTTGGTGTGGTGGCTGGTGTCGTGGCCGTGGCCTTGCTCATTGCCCTGGCTGTGCTTGTACGCTACTGCCGGCAACGGGAGGCCAAGAGTGGCTACCAGGCTGGCAAGAAGGAGACCAAGGACCTGTACGCCCCCAAGCCCAGCAGCAAAGTTTCCAAGGGCAACAAAAGCAAGGGCAAGAAGAGCAAGTCTCCCAAGCCTGTGAAACCAGTAGAGGATGAGGATGAGACCGGCCTGCAGAAGTCTCTCAAGTTCAACCTGATGAGTGACACCCCCGGGGACAGTCCGCGCATCCACCTGCCCCTCAACTACCCACCAGGCAGCCCTGACCTGGGTCGCCACTATCGCTCTAATTCCCCACTGCCTTCCATCCAGTTGCAGCCCCAGTCGCCCTCCGCCTCCAAGAAGCACCAGGTGGTGCAGGAACTGCCGCCTGCAAACACATTCGTGGGCACCGGGGACACGACGTCCACGGGCTCTGAGCAGTACTCCGACTACAGCTACCGCACCAACCCCCCCAAATACCCCAGCAAGCAG